One stretch of Micromonospora echinospora DNA includes these proteins:
- a CDS encoding sugar transferase: MVAASRAKRALDIVGAAVLLALFSPVIAVIALAILMTSGGPVLFRQVRPGLHGEPFTLHKFRTMRDPRPGEEPWTTDEIRTTRLGRFLRRTSLDELPELTLVLTGRMSLVGPRPLVMEYLPRYSAHHARRHECRPGITGLTQVSGRRSLTFGQRLDLDVSYLDNWSLWLDVKILFRTALEPFRRGEIVGQTPAEVDDIGLVPPVLERVR, translated from the coding sequence GTGGTAGCGGCCTCACGCGCGAAGAGAGCCCTGGACATCGTCGGCGCGGCAGTGCTGCTGGCGTTGTTCAGCCCGGTCATCGCCGTCATCGCACTGGCGATCCTGATGACGTCGGGCGGGCCGGTGCTGTTCCGCCAGGTACGACCCGGCCTGCACGGCGAACCGTTCACCTTGCACAAGTTCCGAACAATGCGGGATCCGCGGCCCGGCGAGGAGCCGTGGACCACCGACGAGATCCGGACCACCCGGCTCGGGCGATTCCTCCGCCGTACCAGCCTGGACGAACTTCCCGAACTAACCCTGGTCCTCACCGGCCGGATGAGCCTCGTCGGCCCCCGCCCGCTGGTCATGGAGTACCTGCCCCGGTACAGCGCCCACCACGCCCGCCGCCACGAATGCCGTCCCGGCATCACCGGCCTCACTCAGGTCAGCGGGCGCCGCTCCCTAACGTTCGGCCAGCGGCTCGACCTCGACGTCTCCTACCTCGACAACTGGTCCCTCTGGCTCGACGTGAAGATCCTGTTTCGTACCGCGCTGGAACCGTTCCGCCGGGGCGAGATCGTGGGCCAGACGCCCGCCGAGGTCGACGACATCGGCCTGGTACCCCCGGTGTTGGAGCGGGTGCGGTGA
- a CDS encoding lipid II:glycine glycyltransferase FemX, giving the protein MELEIWNAREPADEARWLAAYEAWSGREVCAHPAYVRLFAGDRAEPLAAYARSGDGFVLYPFLLRPIDAAHLVDGGPTAYDITSPYGGSGGAFHEGMDEVGAKSFWLAFDEFCRSRRVLTEFCRLHLFRDELLPYPGQVQPRLVNVVRDLRTPPEQMWREFEHKVRKNVNRARREGVTIEVDESGAGLDDFLRIYASTMHRRQAAAGYHFPRSFFGTLLRELPGQAVLFHARHAGRVVSTEVVLLSARNMYSFLGGTEEESFDLRPNDLLKFEIFRWGREQGRHRFILGGGYAPDDGIFRYKRAFAPDNLVTYSTGSRVLDRNRYDRLTEAHHAEAARRDPAWQPDPEFFPQYRQQIPEEAGPPTAPR; this is encoded by the coding sequence ATGGAGCTGGAAATCTGGAACGCCCGCGAGCCGGCGGACGAAGCGCGCTGGCTGGCCGCCTACGAGGCGTGGAGCGGGCGGGAGGTGTGCGCCCACCCGGCGTACGTGCGACTCTTCGCCGGGGATCGGGCCGAGCCGCTGGCCGCGTACGCACGCAGCGGAGACGGCTTCGTCCTCTATCCGTTCCTGCTGCGGCCGATCGACGCTGCCCACCTCGTCGACGGCGGCCCTACGGCGTACGACATCACCAGCCCGTACGGCGGCAGCGGCGGGGCCTTCCACGAGGGCATGGACGAAGTAGGGGCCAAGTCGTTCTGGCTCGCCTTTGACGAGTTCTGCCGTTCCCGGCGGGTCCTCACCGAGTTCTGCCGCCTGCACCTGTTCCGGGACGAGCTGCTGCCCTATCCCGGCCAGGTCCAGCCACGACTCGTCAACGTGGTGCGGGACCTGCGAACGCCACCGGAGCAGATGTGGCGGGAGTTCGAGCACAAGGTCCGCAAGAACGTGAACCGCGCCCGGCGCGAGGGCGTGACGATCGAGGTGGACGAGTCCGGCGCGGGGCTCGACGACTTCCTGCGCATCTACGCCTCCACCATGCACCGCCGGCAGGCCGCCGCCGGCTACCACTTCCCCCGCTCCTTCTTCGGTACGTTGCTGCGCGAGCTGCCGGGCCAGGCAGTGCTGTTCCACGCCCGGCACGCCGGTCGTGTCGTCTCGACCGAGGTGGTACTCCTCTCCGCTCGGAACATGTACTCGTTCCTCGGCGGCACCGAGGAGGAGTCGTTCGACCTCCGCCCGAATGACCTGCTCAAGTTCGAGATCTTCCGCTGGGGTCGGGAGCAGGGACGGCACCGGTTCATCCTCGGTGGCGGGTACGCGCCGGACGACGGCATCTTCCGCTACAAGCGGGCCTTTGCCCCGGACAACCTGGTGACGTACTCGACCGGCAGCCGGGTGCTCGACCGAAATCGCTACGACCGGCTCACCGAGGCACATCACGCAGAGGCGGCCCGGCGCGATCCGGCCTGGCAACCCGACCCGGAGTTCTTTCCGCAGTACCGCCAGCAGATACCGGAAGAGGCCGGTCCGCCGACGGCGCCGCGATGA
- a CDS encoding DUF389 domain-containing protein, with product MQALTVGFVVAMAATVLSTWALTAAGLVGRDMLLAERPMTDFIWRPDALSWVVGLLAGVAGMLSLTSKKSGSLVGVLISVTTVPAAANVAVASAYGVWHEAAGSALQLVINLAAIVLAGLLTLVVQLCWWRHVARRAAHAVPRQRADRRPAPVSASRRPRRDDG from the coding sequence GTGCAGGCCCTGACCGTCGGCTTCGTCGTCGCCATGGCGGCCACCGTGCTGAGCACCTGGGCGCTCACCGCAGCCGGCCTGGTCGGCCGGGACATGCTGCTGGCGGAACGGCCGATGACCGACTTCATCTGGCGGCCCGACGCGTTGTCCTGGGTGGTGGGCCTGCTCGCCGGCGTGGCCGGCATGCTGTCGCTGACCTCGAAGAAGTCCGGGTCGCTGGTGGGTGTGCTGATCTCGGTGACCACCGTGCCGGCGGCGGCGAACGTCGCTGTCGCGTCCGCGTACGGCGTGTGGCACGAGGCGGCCGGCTCCGCCCTCCAACTGGTGATCAACCTGGCCGCGATCGTGCTCGCCGGGCTGCTCACGCTCGTGGTCCAGCTCTGCTGGTGGCGGCACGTCGCCCGGCGGGCTGCGCACGCGGTGCCACGGCAGCGGGCAGATCGGCGTCCGGCTCCGGTCAGCGCCAGTCGTCGCCCGCGTCGAGACGACGGCTGA
- a CDS encoding DegT/DnrJ/EryC1/StrS family aminotransferase: MVVREQVAGRHPAVAEPVLLSPPDVGPLEESFLLNAMRSGWIAPVGPELDAFEREVAERTGRAHAVALSSGTAALHLALVALGTRPGDVVVVPTLTFVATANAAVYTGAEPVFVDCEPTTGNLDPDLLEQALTDLRRAGRRVSAVLPVDMFGSCANYTRIVPICEKAGVAIVEDAAEALGAVHAGRPAASFGRAAALSFNGNKIITTSGGGMLVSDDADLVSRCRYLASQARQPVPHYEHVDTGYNYRLSNLLAALGRAQLRRLDGMLARRRAHRVRYAELFGATRGVSLLADQDAGANCWLTTIVVDPAVTGWRAADLARHLAAHHVETRPVWKPLHLQPVFAGAHAVLSGAAERLFADGLTLPSGSGMRQDQVERVAATITDFLDRG; the protein is encoded by the coding sequence ATGGTGGTACGCGAACAGGTCGCGGGGCGGCATCCGGCGGTGGCGGAGCCGGTGCTGCTCTCGCCCCCGGACGTCGGCCCACTGGAGGAGTCGTTCCTACTCAACGCGATGCGCAGCGGGTGGATCGCTCCGGTCGGCCCCGAGCTCGACGCGTTCGAGCGTGAGGTCGCCGAGCGGACCGGACGGGCACATGCCGTTGCTCTCTCCTCGGGCACCGCGGCGCTCCACCTGGCGCTGGTCGCCCTCGGCACTCGCCCCGGCGACGTCGTGGTCGTGCCCACGCTGACCTTCGTCGCGACCGCCAACGCGGCCGTCTACACCGGCGCCGAGCCGGTCTTCGTCGACTGCGAGCCGACGACCGGCAACCTCGACCCGGATCTACTGGAGCAGGCGTTGACGGACCTGCGGCGGGCCGGGCGACGGGTGTCCGCCGTACTGCCCGTGGACATGTTCGGATCCTGTGCCAACTACACCCGGATTGTGCCCATCTGCGAGAAGGCAGGCGTGGCGATCGTGGAGGACGCCGCGGAAGCGCTCGGCGCGGTGCACGCCGGCCGGCCGGCGGCCTCCTTCGGTCGCGCGGCGGCGCTGTCGTTCAACGGCAACAAGATCATCACGACGTCCGGTGGCGGGATGCTGGTGTCCGACGACGCCGACCTCGTGTCCCGCTGCCGTTACCTGGCCAGCCAGGCCCGCCAGCCGGTGCCGCACTACGAACACGTCGACACCGGTTACAACTATCGGCTCAGCAATCTGCTCGCCGCACTCGGCCGGGCGCAGTTGCGCCGGCTCGACGGCATGTTGGCCCGACGGAGGGCCCACCGCGTCCGCTACGCCGAGCTCTTCGGCGCCACCCGGGGAGTCAGCCTGCTCGCCGACCAGGACGCGGGTGCCAATTGCTGGCTCACCACCATCGTCGTCGACCCGGCGGTCACCGGGTGGCGGGCCGCGGACCTCGCTCGCCATCTGGCGGCCCATCACGTCGAGACCCGGCCGGTATGGAAGCCCCTGCACCTCCAGCCGGTCTTCGCCGGTGCACACGCCGTGCTCTCCGGGGCAGCCGAACGGCTCTTCGCGGACGGCCTGACCCTGCCCAGCGGTTCCGGGATGAGACAGGACCAGGTGGAGCGGGTGGCCGCCACGATCACCGACTTCCTCGACCGCGGTTGA